The Saccharomyces cerevisiae S288C chromosome VII, complete sequence genome includes a region encoding these proteins:
- the RPL9A gene encoding 60S ribosomal protein uL6 RPL9A (Ribosomal 60S subunit protein L9A; homologous to mammalian ribosomal protein L9 and bacterial L6; RPL9A has a paralog, RPL9B, that arose from a single-locus duplication): MKYIQTEQQIEVPEGVTVSIKSRIVKVVGPRGTLTKNLKHIDVTFTKVNNQLIKVAVHNGGRKHVAALRTVKSLVDNMITGVTKGYKYKMRYVYAHFPINVNIVEKDGAKFIEVRNFLGDKKIRNVPVRDGVTIEFSTNVKDEIVLSGNSVEDVSQNAADLQQICRVRNKDIRKFLDGIYVSHKGFITEDL, translated from the coding sequence ATGAAATACATCCAAACTGAACAACAAATCGAAGTCCCAGAAGGTGTCACTGTCAGCATCAAGTCCAGAATCGTCAAGGTTGTTGGTCCAAGAGGTACTTTGACCAAGAACTTGAAGCACATTGATGTTACCTTCACCAAGGTCAACAACCAATTGATCAAGGTTGCTGTTCACAACGGTGGCAGAAAGCACGTTGCTGCTTTGAGAACCGTCAAGTCTTTGGTTGACAACATGATCACTGGTGTCACCAAGGGTTACAAGTACAAGATGAGATACGTCTACGCGCATTTCCCAATCAACGTCAACATTGTTGAAAAGGATGGTGCCAAATTCATTGAAGTCAGAAACTTTTTGGGTGACAAGAAGATCAGAAACGTTCCAGTTAGAGATGGTGTTACTATCGAATTTTCCACCAACGTTAAGGACGAAATTGTCTTGTCAGGTAACTCTGTCGAAGACGTTTCCCAAAACGCTGCTGacttgcaacaaatctgTCGTGTCAGAAACAAGGATATCCGTAAATTTTTGGACGGTATCTACGTTTCTCACAAGGGTTTTATTACTGAAGATTTATAA
- the ARO2 gene encoding bifunctional chorismate synthase/riboflavin reductase [NAD(P)H] ARO2 (Bifunctional chorismate synthase and flavin reductase; catalyzes the conversion of 5-enolpyruvylshikimate 3-phosphate (EPSP) to form chorismate, which is a precursor to aromatic amino acids; protein abundance increases in response to DNA replication stress) gives MSTFGKLFRVTTYGESHCKSVGCIVDGVPPGMSLTEADIQPQLTRRRPGQSKLSTPRDEKDRVEIQSGTEFGKTLGTPIAMMIKNEDQRPHDYSDMDKFPRPSHADFTYSEKYGIKASSGGGRASARETIGRVASGAIAEKFLAQNSNVEIVAFVTQIGEIKMNRDSFDPEFQHLLNTITREKVDSMGPIRCPDASVAGLMVKEIEKYRGNKDSIGGVVTCVVRNLPTGLGEPCFDKLEAMLAHAMLSIPASKGFEIGSGFQGVSVPGSKHNDPFYFEKETNRLRTKTNNSGGVQGGISNGENIYFSVPFKSVATISQEQKTATYDGEEGILAAKGRHDPAVTPRAIPIVEAMTALVLADALLIQKARDFSRSVVH, from the coding sequence ATGTCAACGTTTGGGAAACTGTTCCGCGTCACCACATATGGTGAATCGCATTGTAAGTCTGTCGGTTGCATTGTCGACGGTGTTCCTCCAGGAATGTCATTAACCGAAGCTGACATTCAGCCACAATTGACCAGAAGAAGACCGGGTCAATCTAAGCTATCGACCCCTAGAGACGAAAAGGATAGAGTGGAAATCCAGTCCGGTACCGAGTTCGGCAAGACTCTAGGTACACCCATCGCCATGATGATCAAAAACGAGGACCAAAGACCTCACGACTACTCCGACATGGACAAGTTCCCTAGACCTTCCCATGCGGACTTCACGTACTCGGAAAAGTACGGTATCAAGGCCTCCTCTGGTGGTGGCAGAGCTTCTGCTAGAGAAACGATTGGCCGTGTCGCTTCAGGTGCCATTGCTGAGAAGTTCTTAGCTCAGAACTCTAATGTCGAGATCGTAGCCTTTGTGACACAAATCGGGGAAATCAAGATGAACAGAGACTCTTTCGATCCTGAATTTCAGCATCTGTTGAACACCATCACCAGGGAAAAAGTGGACTCAATGGGTCCTATCAGATGTCCAGACGCCTCCGTTGCTGGTTTGATGGTCAAGGAAATCGAAAAGTACAGAGGCAACAAGGACTCTATCGGTGGTGTCGTCACTTGTGTCGTGAGAAACTTGCCTACCGGTCTCGGTGAGCCATGCTTTGACAAGTTGGAAGCCATGTTGGCTCATGCTATGTTGTCCATTCCAGCATCCAAGGGTTTCGAAATTGGCTCAGGTTTTCAGGGTGTCTCTGTTCCAGGGTCCAAGCACAATGACCCATtttactttgaaaaagaaacaaacaGATTAAGAACAAAGACCAACAATTCAGGTGGTGTACAAGGTGGTATCTCTAATGGTGAGAACATCTATTTCTCTGTCCCATTCAAGTCAGTGGCCACTATCTctcaagaacaaaaaacCGCCACTTACGATGGTGAAGAAGGTATCTTAGCCGCTAAGGGTAGACATGACCCTGCTGTCACTCCAAGAGCTATTCCTATTGTGGAAGCCATGACCGCTCTGGTGTTGGCTGACGCGCTTTTGATCCAAAAGGCAAGAGATTTCTCCAGATCCGTGGTTCATTAA
- a CDS encoding uncharacterized protein (hypothetical protein; conserved among S. cerevisiae strains; YGL149W is not an essential gene), whose amino-acid sequence MSINALLYVLSLALLIWTGSVVTLLLLLFFCLFLLFFSLHFFCFTREHVHYTLPPKCHSLKFQFDSIPSSSLSLSPFPFLFFPRLRAVAFASPTLSFFFPI is encoded by the coding sequence ATGTCTATAAATGCTCTTCTATATGTCTTAAGCCTTGCTTTGCTAATATGGACAGGATCGGTAGTTACTCTTCTCTTgttacttttcttttgcctcttcctcttgttcttctcactccactttttttgttttaccCGTGAACACGTACACTATACGCTCCCACCCAAATGCCACTCACTTAAATTCCAATTCGATTCGATTCCGAGTTCGTCGTTGTCTTTGtctccttttcctttcctttttttcccacGACTTCGTGCAGTTGCATTTGCCTCTCCCActctgtcttttttttttcccatttag
- the RRT6 gene encoding Rrt6p (Integral membrane protein, member of the p24 family; forms complex with Erp3p, Erp5p, and Emp24p; non-essential gene identified in a screen for mutants with increased levels of rDNA transcription), with protein MEKASLNIAQTKEIPLTDRRMGLRGWKACSRPHLLGRILLFMSILFITSAELSSDVSSREVYMPIFNNKLSFKVPPIKRSLLLGAALYEDFEYSSNNSASDGAFCTVFNAGMNDASREVVFEIHVMDVLQEETDSSRFGGTSHERGRQSLGFSVFNNKNGDLLRSKKNLASGTSVIEVNPGNCNEFLICFINLVYDGSWSSIDTEKSVTIKMTYNDKLDPDMLLHLVNQMTPQVVKALNTVSDGLFQIVSDTTLLQMESDRRDINEATYSYLIVGFVSLMVAQLISNIIVTTYLIIKIKSNPSSHIKKKGL; from the coding sequence ATGGAAAAAGCTTCCTTGAACATTGCTCAGACAAAGGAAATACCACTGACAGATAGGCGAATGGGGCTCCGAGGATGGAAGGCGTGCAGTAGGCCGCATTTACTAGGTCGAATATTGCTTTTCATGAGCATACTATTTATTACAAGTGCGGAATTAAGTAGCGACGTAAGCTCCAGAGAAGTATATATGCCGATATTCAATAATAAGCTGTCGTTCAAAGTGCCGCCTATTAAACGCTCGTTGCTGCTAGGAGCAGCCCTGTACGAAGATTTCGAATATAGCTCTAACAACAGTGCTTCTGACGGAGCGTTCTGTACCGTGTTTAATGCAGGCATGAATGACGCGTCTAGGGAGGttgtttttgaaatccATGTAATGGACGTGTTGCAAGAAGAAACAGACTCCAGCAGGTTCGGAGGAACCAGTCACGAGCGTGGGAGGCAATCACTGGGCTTCAGTGTTTTTAATAACAAGAATGGTGATTTGTTaagaagcaagaaaaatcTAGCGAGCGGGACGTCGGTCATCGAAGTTAATCCTGGGAACTGTAATGAGTTCTTGATATGTTTCATAAATTTAGTCTATGACGGATCGTGGAGCTCGATTGATACTGAAAAATCTGTAACGATAAAGATGACCTACAATGATAAGCTCGATCCTGACATGTTGTTGCATTTGGTCAATCAAATGACACCGCAGGTGGTGAAAGCATTGAATACCGTCTCTGACGGCCTTTTCCAGATAGTGAGCGATACCAcacttcttcaaatggaAAGTGATAGGCGAGATATAAATGAGGCGACGTATAGTTATCTGATTGTGGGGTTTGTGTCGCTTATGGTAGCACAGCTGATATCCAATATTATAGTTACTACCTATTTGATTATTAAGATCAAAAGTAATCCTTCATCTcatatcaaaaagaaaggttTGTAA